The DNA segment CGCTGTTTCCGAGCGGGGCGGCCGTGGACGGGTACGGCGAAAAACGCGTGATGGTGGTCGGACTCGCCGGACTCGCGGTCGCCACCGTCGGCGTCTCGTTCGAGGTCGTCGTACTCCCTCCTCCTCGTCGCGGGCGTCGTGTTGGGGGCCGCGTACTCCTCGGCGATGCCCGCGTCGAACCGTGGCATCATCGCCAGCGCGCCGAACGGACGGGAGAACCTCGCCATGGGATTGAAACAGGTCGGCGTCACGGCCGGGAGCGGCGTCGCCTCGCTCGTCATCACCGGCATCGCGGCAGTCACGATCTGGCAACTCGGTTTCTGGGTCATCGCCGTGCTCGCGGGTGGCTACGCGCTCGGGTTCGCCGTGACGTACGGCGGGACGTCCGGCGAGGGAACGATGTCCCTCCCCGATTTCAGCGATCTACGGACGAACGGGCCGTATCTGCTGCTCGTCGTCGCCGGACTCTTCCTCGGCGCGTCCATCTTCGCCATGCTCGGCTACATCGAACTCTACGTCAAGGACGGCCTCGGCCAGACCACCGCCATCGGCGGCATCGTGCTGGCCCTCACACAAGTCATGGGGAGTATCGCCCGCATCGGTGCCGGAAGCGCCGCCGACCGACTCGGCGGCGCTCGCGGGTCGGCGACCGTGGCATTCGTCCAAATCGCCGGGGGTGCCGTCCTGTTCGCCGCGCTCGCGACCGGTATCTCGTCGTTCCCCCTCGCCATCGTCGTGTTCGCCGGACTCGGACTCTCCATCTACGGTTCGACCGGCGTGTTCTACTCGTGTCTGAGCGGTCTCGTGGACGGCGAGGATATCGGTGCCGCGACGGCGGGAGGGCAGACGGCCATCAACGTCGGCGGACTCATCGCCCCGCCCGTCTTCGGCGCGCTGGTCGAACGGTCGGGGTACGGCCTCGGTTGGGAACTGTTGGCCGGAATGACCGTCGTTTCCGCGTTGCTCCTTTTCGCCGTTCGCCGCTGGACCTGATTACCGGATCAGTTCCGCGATGGTCTCGGCTTCGACGGGATCGGAGTCGAGCACGCTTTGAACGAATCCGAACACGCTTCCGGCGCTCCACGCCGCCGGAATACAGGAGTCCGGATGGCGGAGCGTGCCGACCGAGACGCCCTCGTCGAAACCGACCATGAGTTCCGGGAAGCCGAACCCGTCGGGATAGTCGGTTCGGACCGTGTCCTCCAGCGCCGACAGTCCCCGAACGGCGAGCGCTCTCGCCGCGTCCTGTTGGCCGCGCTCGGCGAGTCCCATCGCCGCCATGCTCGTGTCGTGTGGCCAGACGCTCCCGCGATGGTACGAGAGCGGGTCGAACGAATCGTGTGACGCCGCGAACGTCCTGAGACCGGCCGAAGTGAGCATGTCCTCGCGCGTCAACCGCTCGGCGACCTGCTCGACGCGTCGTTCGCTTCCTAATCCACCCCAAATGGCGTGGCCCTGGTTCGAGGCGACGCTCGGGATGACGCCGTTTCCGTCGATCCCGAGCGCGTAACAGCCCTCGTCGGGAAGCCAGAACCGCTCCTCGAACGACGCCGCGAGCGTCTCCGCCGTCTCCCGGCAGTCGTCCGCCAGCGATTCGTCGCCGACCCGCTCCGCGAGCGGTGCGAACCGCTCCAGTGCGCGGAAGACGTACCCCTGCACTTCGGCGAGCGCGACTGCACCCTCCGCTGGAGTTCCGTCGGGACGAGCAAGCGATTCCGCGCTGTCCTTCCACCCGAGATGGGTGAGACCCAGCGAGTGATCGTGTGATTCGTAGAACAGGAAGCCGTCGTCGTCCAGTTCGGAAAGCGTCCATTCGATGGCGGCTTTCGCGTTGGGGTACAGTTCCTCGAACAACGTTTCGTCGCCCGCCTTCTCTACGGTATCGGCGAACAGCGCCGCGAACAACGGGGTCGCGTCGATGGTTCCGTAGTACGGCGTTCGGACGCTTTCCCCGATTACGGGGAGGTCGCCGTACCGCTTCTCGTGCATGATTCGGCCGGGCGCTTCGAGCGTCGCGTCGTCGGTTTTCGTTCCCTGTTCGTCGGCCAAGAAACGGAGCGTCCGTTCCGCGACAGTCGGGTCGAACGGCAGGAGTTGATAGCTCACGATGAGCGAATCGCGGCCGAACGGCGCGAGAAACCGCGGCGCACCCGCCGCGGGAACGCCACACGGGAGCGTCAGCGATTCGAGCGTTTTCGCGCGGCGCGCCCGACGAGTCGGTCGTACCGTGGACAGTCGATGTCCGTCTCGATATCGGGCGTGTTCCGTCGTCCACCCGGCAGTTCGAGTTCGAGTTCGATGGAACGGGTCGAAGCGGGCGGGACGGTCACGTCCGCGGAAAAGGTGGCCGAGTCGTCGGAAACGCTCGTTTCGAGGTCGGAGTCGGTCGTGACCTCGACTCGCCGTTCGGTGTCGTCGGCGAGCGTGCCGACGAAGGCGACGCCGGACGTGCGGCGTTCGATTTCGACCGGCCGCACTTGGTGTTCACGCGGCGAGAAGAAGGCAGGGATTTCGAAGATATGGCCGAAATCGGGGGCGAACGAGACGGAGAGGGTTGCCTCGCGGGCCAACCGCGTGTTGTTCGTGAGTCGGACCCGGA comes from the Haladaptatus sp. R4 genome and includes:
- a CDS encoding glycogen debranching N-terminal domain-containing protein — translated: MLPDDCALVMDSGRQIVVDARGDVTPATPETGVYESDHRYLSALEIDLDGPDDWHVLGRESSDRRGVTTTLASPTVGTGRGEGRPWMLGKHLEITESGCLVRVRLTNNTRLAREATLSVSFAPDFGHIFEIPAFFSPREHQVRPVEIERRTSGVAFVGTLADDTERRVEVTTDSDLETSVSDDSATFSADVTVPPASTRSIELELELPGGRRNTPDIETDIDCPRYDRLVGRAARKRSNR
- a CDS encoding amylo-alpha-1,6-glucosidase, encoding MSYQLLPFDPTVAERTLRFLADEQGTKTDDATLEAPGRIMHEKRYGDLPVIGESVRTPYYGTIDATPLFAALFADTVEKAGDETLFEELYPNAKAAIEWTLSELDDDGFLFYESHDHSLGLTHLGWKDSAESLARPDGTPAEGAVALAEVQGYVFRALERFAPLAERVGDESLADDCRETAETLAASFEERFWLPDEGCYALGIDGNGVIPSVASNQGHAIWGGLGSERRVEQVAERLTREDMLTSAGLRTFAASHDSFDPLSYHRGSVWPHDTSMAAMGLAERGQQDAARALAVRGLSALEDTVRTDYPDGFGFPELMVGFDEGVSVGTLRHPDSCIPAAWSAGSVFGFVQSVLDSDPVEAETIAELIR